A region of Beijerinckia sp. 28-YEA-48 DNA encodes the following proteins:
- a CDS encoding PAS domain-containing sensor histidine kinase, giving the protein MRLHELRRNAQERLRLAPDSAQAATVHLGLEAKGRDRPPISLSPFIAGEPTEDHYRTAFEQSPVTLFLLQQDSDGRCRFQSVSTNCDLIIGITRSQILGKTLSDLLQPADALFLQNMHDRCLEQNVTLRAERQFGFQSGLTHCEIQISPLSVKGETAKATVGSLRNITRQQQTLTNLKTVTGQLLERQDQERRQIARDLHDSAAQTLWGASMEIARASKIMPMKRAAREALTKALEYISQTQEELRTVSYLLHPPLLEEAGLSLAIPWFLDGFSVRTGLSTSVTIAEPLRDGRLPLMIETALFRVLQESLANVHRHAQAKTATVNLLLENETIQLVVLDDGLRGRSLSKLKQEVREGVGIGGMRGRIRTLGGTLTVQFTDHGTLVLAAIPFPDKTDLAQTDGVRFEGAMTRRDKMARLERED; this is encoded by the coding sequence GTGAGATTGCACGAACTTAGGCGAAACGCGCAAGAGCGATTGCGCTTAGCCCCAGATAGCGCCCAAGCCGCAACAGTGCACCTCGGCCTGGAGGCGAAAGGCAGAGATCGCCCGCCGATTTCGCTATCCCCCTTCATCGCCGGCGAACCGACCGAAGATCACTATCGAACAGCATTTGAACAATCCCCAGTTACGCTCTTCCTCCTGCAACAGGACTCCGATGGGCGATGCAGGTTCCAGTCCGTCAGTACAAATTGCGACCTCATCATCGGAATTACCCGTAGCCAAATCCTAGGGAAAACGCTGTCTGACTTGCTGCAGCCTGCCGATGCTCTGTTTCTTCAAAACATGCACGATCGCTGCCTTGAACAGAACGTTACCTTGCGGGCCGAGCGGCAATTTGGATTTCAATCTGGATTGACCCACTGTGAGATCCAGATCTCTCCGCTGTCCGTCAAAGGCGAAACCGCAAAGGCAACGGTAGGTAGCCTGCGCAATATCACACGACAGCAGCAGACTCTCACCAACCTCAAAACGGTCACCGGCCAACTGTTGGAGCGGCAAGACCAGGAGCGGCGACAGATCGCCCGCGATCTGCACGACTCGGCGGCCCAAACACTTTGGGGTGCGAGCATGGAGATCGCACGGGCGTCCAAAATAATGCCCATGAAGCGCGCGGCCAGAGAAGCTTTGACCAAAGCGCTCGAATACATCTCTCAAACACAAGAAGAACTGCGCACTGTTTCCTACCTGCTTCACCCACCGCTTCTCGAGGAAGCGGGCCTGTCGCTCGCCATTCCCTGGTTCCTGGATGGGTTCTCGGTCCGCACCGGTCTCAGCACATCGGTGACAATCGCCGAACCTTTGAGGGATGGTAGACTGCCGCTCATGATCGAAACCGCGCTGTTTCGCGTTCTGCAGGAATCTCTGGCGAATGTGCACCGGCATGCGCAAGCCAAGACGGCCACGGTGAACCTGCTTCTGGAAAATGAAACGATTCAACTCGTTGTTCTCGATGATGGGCTACGAGGCAGATCTCTCTCAAAATTGAAGCAAGAGGTCCGAGAAGGTGTTGGCATTGGCGGGATGAGAGGCAGAATCCGAACATTGGGTGGAACCCTGACCGTTCAGTTCACGGATCACGGCACGCTCGTTCTTGCTGCAATACCCTTTCCCGACAAAACGGATTTGGCGCAGACGGATGGGGTTCGCTTCGAGGGCGCCATGACGCGGCGCGATAAAATGGCAAGACTGGAGCGGGAAGACTAG
- a CDS encoding transporter, translating into MVCVGIADHSAQATEGGASLFLPGLHGPMAGFVPPPGFYFETDFFAYSGRLSATKQTQVGGAVLANVQVDVRAAFLTPTWVTPYKIFGGDLGFAISLPVGVPRVSAGALIAAPRFGRLFNLGLSDATFNIGDPIVTSFIGWHAGNFHWQVGSSVSIPAGAYQPGQLSNLAFNRWVGDFYAAATWLDPTIGLDISGAMGFEINGMNKATQYRSGNAVHFDLSATQHLSKEFALGVLFSHYQQVSGDSGSGASLGPYKGRVTAVGGSAAFSFEVGKTPVTATLKVLREVSVDNRTRGTIGLLSIAFPLPKATPAIAVAQTP; encoded by the coding sequence ATGGTTTGCGTCGGAATCGCCGATCATTCCGCCCAAGCCACCGAAGGCGGGGCCAGTCTATTCCTGCCGGGCCTGCACGGCCCCATGGCCGGTTTCGTACCGCCGCCGGGCTTTTATTTCGAAACCGACTTCTTTGCCTATTCGGGCCGGCTTTCGGCAACCAAGCAAACGCAAGTCGGCGGGGCCGTGCTCGCCAATGTGCAGGTGGACGTCCGGGCCGCCTTCCTCACGCCCACCTGGGTGACGCCTTACAAGATCTTCGGCGGTGATCTCGGCTTTGCGATTTCTCTGCCTGTCGGCGTTCCGCGCGTGAGCGCCGGCGCTCTCATTGCCGCGCCGAGGTTCGGCCGTTTGTTCAACCTCGGTCTCAGCGATGCGACGTTCAACATTGGCGATCCCATCGTCACCAGTTTCATCGGTTGGCATGCGGGCAACTTTCATTGGCAAGTCGGCAGCTCGGTCAGCATTCCCGCTGGCGCCTATCAGCCAGGCCAGCTCTCCAATCTCGCGTTCAATCGTTGGGTCGGCGACTTTTACGCCGCCGCGACCTGGCTCGACCCGACGATCGGTCTGGATATCTCCGGGGCCATGGGCTTCGAGATCAACGGCATGAACAAGGCCACTCAATATCGCAGCGGCAACGCGGTGCATTTCGATCTCTCGGCGACACAGCACCTGAGCAAGGAATTCGCGCTTGGCGTGCTCTTTTCCCACTATCAGCAGGTTTCGGGCGATAGCGGCTCCGGCGCCTCTCTTGGCCCCTATAAGGGGAGAGTCACCGCGGTTGGCGGATCGGCGGCCTTTTCATTCGAGGTTGGAAAAACGCCCGTGACCGCGACCTTGAAGGTTTTGCGGGAAGTCAGCGTCGATAACCGTACGCGGGGCACCATTGGCTTGTTGAGCATTGCCTTTCCCCTTCCAAAAGCAACTCCCGCCATCGCCGTGGCGCAAACGCCATAG
- a CDS encoding helix-turn-helix domain-containing protein, with amino-acid sequence MGSSTSPITVLRGSISGVEDLREAVKGGLLSVTQLQPGSLRGELIHASTEGLRISVGQFSRGIRVRGYLNQNAITLGMLLGAQADVWQWGKETRIGDVVTFQDGGEEDGCFLGPSAYMTITLSTDRLLRSVDHDKDFDRPSLWSTAGIHRTSDAVRALVRRRIETCRLVLDHYGAELSSSAGSLLEADLLNSYLTSMGEMAPYDEVCIEDRAMEIVRAAEDYLVSMDPSPVDIYQLCHALQISRRTLHRAFKSIMGMGPITYLRLHRLALVRCRLIDQHSSATTVTHIALDHGFWELGRFSQVYRRLFGELPSETLERVPNGNVTVWKPVRSGRVVGSAPISGYS; translated from the coding sequence ATGGGCAGCAGTACTTCCCCGATTACGGTTTTGAGAGGCTCCATAAGTGGAGTTGAGGATCTGCGCGAAGCGGTCAAAGGCGGTCTGCTCTCGGTCACGCAATTGCAACCGGGATCACTGCGCGGCGAGCTTATTCATGCAAGTACGGAAGGGCTGAGGATCAGCGTTGGCCAGTTCAGCCGCGGGATTCGCGTGCGGGGCTATTTGAATCAAAACGCGATCACGCTGGGCATGCTGCTGGGGGCGCAGGCGGATGTCTGGCAGTGGGGCAAGGAAACCCGGATTGGCGATGTCGTGACCTTTCAAGATGGCGGGGAAGAAGATGGCTGCTTTCTCGGCCCATCCGCCTATATGACAATCACGCTTTCGACAGACCGGCTGCTGCGATCGGTCGATCACGATAAAGACTTTGATCGTCCTTCGCTCTGGTCAACAGCAGGCATACATAGGACCTCGGACGCCGTGAGAGCCCTTGTCCGTAGGCGAATTGAAACGTGCCGGCTTGTTCTCGATCACTATGGCGCTGAACTATCGAGCAGCGCGGGGAGTTTACTCGAGGCCGACCTGCTGAACTCGTATCTGACCTCGATGGGCGAGATGGCCCCCTACGATGAAGTCTGTATTGAAGATCGAGCTATGGAAATTGTGCGCGCCGCCGAAGATTATCTGGTTTCCATGGATCCCTCACCGGTCGATATTTATCAGCTTTGCCATGCGCTGCAGATCAGTCGCCGAACATTGCACCGTGCATTCAAATCGATCATGGGAATGGGGCCCATCACCTACCTGAGGCTGCATCGGCTTGCCCTGGTGCGCTGTCGCTTGATCGATCAGCATTCGAGCGCGACAACCGTAACGCATATTGCTTTGGATCACGGCTTCTGGGAGCTCGGCCGGTTCTCACAAGTGTATCGCAGGCTATTTGGCGAACTTCCCTCCGAAACTCTTGAGAGGGTGCCCAATGGGAACGTCACCGTATGGAAGCCGGTTCGATCCGGACGGGTTGTCGGCTCTGCTCCAATTTCCGGGTATTCGTAA
- a CDS encoding efflux RND transporter periplasmic adaptor subunit, which yields MIVVLLNVYLLLLFLLVKLRVVRFNLFWKVSPFLVLFLLLVGLFIPMGWGAPEGSVVVGRHSVSIVPDVAGEVIDVPVQPNVPIKAGDVLFKIDPTPFEAQFRAVGAQLKLAELRLAQMTELARKQATPEFNVEQRQAEVDQLKAQQESAQWNLDKTIVRAPADGFVTNVALRRGARVSNLSLSPAMAFIDTATTILVVEIPQNDARYVAEGQRVELTFKYLPGQILTGKVEAVLQAISTGQEAASGMAVTPQQIQAAPFVVRVALDDAALAATLPAGSAGKAAIFTDRVNASHVIRQVLLRQEAIMNYVLPF from the coding sequence ATGATCGTCGTTCTGCTCAATGTCTATCTGCTTCTCCTTTTTCTTCTGGTGAAGCTGCGCGTCGTGCGTTTCAACCTGTTCTGGAAAGTCTCGCCGTTCCTGGTGCTGTTTTTGCTGCTGGTCGGCCTTTTCATTCCCATGGGATGGGGAGCGCCTGAAGGTTCTGTTGTCGTTGGGCGTCATTCGGTCTCGATCGTGCCTGACGTCGCGGGCGAGGTGATCGACGTTCCAGTTCAGCCCAATGTTCCGATCAAGGCCGGTGACGTTCTTTTCAAAATCGATCCGACGCCCTTCGAGGCGCAGTTTCGCGCGGTTGGTGCGCAGTTGAAACTGGCTGAGTTGCGCCTCGCCCAGATGACGGAGTTGGCCCGCAAGCAGGCCACGCCGGAGTTCAACGTGGAACAGCGCCAGGCGGAAGTGGATCAGCTGAAAGCGCAGCAAGAGAGCGCCCAATGGAATCTCGATAAAACGATCGTGCGGGCGCCGGCCGATGGATTCGTCACCAATGTGGCCTTGAGAAGAGGGGCGAGAGTTTCTAATCTGTCGCTATCTCCCGCCATGGCGTTCATCGATACAGCAACGACAATCCTGGTTGTCGAGATTCCTCAAAACGACGCACGTTACGTGGCCGAGGGCCAACGCGTCGAATTGACCTTCAAATATCTCCCTGGCCAGATCTTGACTGGAAAAGTCGAGGCGGTGCTTCAGGCGATTTCAACCGGGCAGGAAGCCGCATCCGGTATGGCTGTAACGCCCCAGCAGATCCAGGCTGCGCCGTTCGTCGTGCGGGTGGCTCTTGACGATGCTGCGCTCGCCGCGACCCTGCCGGCTGGAAGCGCCGGTAAGGCGGCCATATTTACCGATCGCGTGAACGCCAGCCATGTGATCCGTCAAGTGCTGCTGCGGCAGGAGGCGATTATGAATTACGTCCTGCCGTTCTAG